Proteins encoded in a region of the Terriglobales bacterium genome:
- the aspS gene encoding aspartate--tRNA ligase, whose translation MLDFLGDLRRTHTCGALRASEAGTRVVLMGWVNRRRDFGNLIFIDIRDRTGITQVVFDRERSPRLHDKAAALRSEYVIGVVGEVKQRDADTVNRNIPTGEIEVVAEDLLLLNESKTPPFLPGETTLPNEEVRLKYRYIDLRRTAMQANIELRHKVAMAIREYLAARGFFEIETPFLTRSTPEGARDFLVPSRVHPGEFYALPQSPQLFKQILMISGFDKYFQIVRCFRDEDLRADRQLEFTQIDLEMSFPQQERVFEVTEGFLKAGFAAAGVNIPTPFPQMTYDQAIRFYGSDKPDLRLPAMTDVRAALPAEMASQLKVSPDAPVVAIRIPKVGELSRKERDDIKPLFGARPGARLFEDFHRLEKSWPQAMAEVRHLAEAAPDDLIVLVAGPERPGERKSEGGVKPEVKQHDMPVYTAAGALRVALGQKYADRHHAFAGARNDAASYQFLWVTDFPMFEWDEEGQRWAAAHHPFTSPHEQDMDKLESDPASVRALAYDVVLNGTELGSGSIRIHRQDIQQTIFKALGMTPDEAQARFGFFLEALTYGTPPHGGIALGLDRIVMLLAGVDSLREVIPFPKTAKAVDLMMDAPTPVSSQQLRELSLEVKAKKEGAGD comes from the coding sequence ATGCTCGATTTCCTGGGAGACCTTCGACGCACCCACACCTGCGGCGCTCTGCGCGCCAGCGAGGCCGGAACGCGCGTTGTGCTGATGGGGTGGGTGAACCGCCGGCGCGACTTCGGCAACCTGATTTTTATCGACATTCGCGACCGCACCGGCATTACGCAGGTCGTTTTCGACCGCGAGCGCAGCCCCCGCTTGCACGACAAGGCCGCCGCTCTGCGCTCCGAGTACGTGATCGGGGTTGTCGGCGAGGTCAAGCAGCGCGACGCCGACACGGTGAACCGCAACATCCCAACCGGCGAAATCGAGGTCGTCGCCGAAGACCTGCTTCTGCTGAACGAGTCGAAGACCCCCCCGTTCTTGCCGGGGGAGACGACCCTGCCCAACGAGGAAGTGCGCCTGAAGTACCGCTATATCGACCTGCGGCGCACCGCCATGCAGGCCAACATCGAACTGCGGCACAAAGTCGCCATGGCGATCCGCGAATACCTGGCGGCACGGGGTTTCTTCGAGATCGAGACCCCGTTTCTCACCCGCTCCACGCCCGAGGGCGCGCGCGATTTCCTGGTCCCCAGCCGCGTCCATCCGGGCGAATTCTACGCCCTGCCGCAATCGCCGCAACTGTTCAAGCAGATCCTGATGATCTCCGGCTTCGACAAGTATTTTCAAATTGTCCGCTGCTTCCGCGACGAGGACTTGCGCGCCGATCGGCAACTCGAGTTCACACAGATTGATTTGGAAATGAGCTTTCCCCAGCAGGAGCGCGTTTTCGAGGTCACCGAGGGCTTCCTGAAGGCGGGATTTGCGGCGGCGGGCGTCAACATCCCGACTCCGTTTCCGCAGATGACGTATGACCAGGCCATCCGCTTTTACGGCAGCGACAAGCCCGACCTGCGCCTGCCCGCCATGACCGACGTCCGCGCGGCGCTGCCGGCGGAAATGGCGTCGCAGTTGAAAGTCTCGCCTGACGCGCCGGTCGTGGCCATCCGCATTCCCAAGGTCGGGGAGCTTTCGCGCAAGGAGCGCGACGACATCAAGCCGCTGTTCGGCGCCCGTCCGGGCGCGCGGCTCTTCGAAGACTTCCATCGCCTGGAAAAGTCGTGGCCGCAAGCGATGGCCGAGGTCCGCCACCTGGCCGAGGCCGCGCCCGACGATTTGATCGTGCTGGTGGCGGGGCCGGAACGTCCTGGGGAACGCAAGTCGGAAGGCGGCGTCAAGCCGGAGGTCAAGCAGCACGACATGCCGGTATATACCGCTGCGGGCGCGCTGCGCGTGGCGCTGGGGCAGAAATACGCCGATAGGCACCATGCTTTTGCAGGTGCGCGCAACGATGCGGCGTCGTACCAATTTCTCTGGGTAACCGACTTCCCGATGTTCGAGTGGGACGAAGAAGGCCAGCGCTGGGCCGCGGCCCATCATCCGTTCACTTCGCCGCACGAGCAGGACATGGACAAACTGGAGAGCGATCCGGCCTCGGTGCGCGCGCTGGCCTACGACGTGGTGCTGAACGGCACGGAGCTGGGCAGCGGCTCGATTCGTATTCACCGCCAGGATATCCAACAGACAATCTTCAAGGCCCTGGGCATGACACCCGACGAGGCGCAGGCGCGCTTTGGATTTTTCCTGGAAGCGCTCACCTACGGCACACCCCCGCACGGCGGGATCGCGCTCGGTCTCGACCGCATTGTCATGCTCCTGGCGGGCGTGGATTCTCTGCGCGAAGTCATCCCCTTCCCCAAGACGGCCAAAGCTGTGGACCTCATGATGGATGCGCCCACTCCAGTGAGCAGCCAGCAATTACGCGAATTGAGCCTCGAGGTAAAAGCGAAGAAAGAGGGCGCGGGAGATTAG
- a CDS encoding multicopper oxidase domain-containing protein: protein MKNIRLRFCAVLVCLCALPSLAQSDGPLPIVANQNRTSAGTMEAGILTVHLQIVSGAWHPEADDGPKLYVQAFGEAGKPAQIPGPLLRVAQGTTVHVILTNKLKVAAAVHGFHTHPGDTKDVIEVPAGETRERTFPAGVPGTYFYWARTTVPVAYGILPPLPRPIFEDAQLNGAFIVDPLGAVVSDRVFVLNAMFVKPDVTHDDFEVVSINGKSFPFTEPLDYTVGDTIRWRVINPAFGEHPMHLHGAFYKLLSLGNEESDTQFEGDDRQSVVTQDLKGGGTMMLEWSPENAGRWLFHCHFQFHMSTDERLPVFARAIPSQYDPQPPAPGAHPNHAGAMEGMHDMAGLVLAINIKSRPGATPAVSNRPARKLDLIVEPNAEAAAAENRFSCSVREKNKLTVSADGAVGPPIVVTRGELTEITVLNRLKSATAIHWHGLELESYYDGVIGGGIGDQVTPAIPPGGSFVARFTPTRAGTFIYHTHAADPGQLTGGIYGALIVLEPGQTFDAEHDKLLVIGSRDPFFDAKRITINGMEKPQPLALTRGVSYRLRLINMAPNLPANFRLGAKDKPATWTPLAKDGAIVPARLAKSGDATLHIASGETYDFTFRSDASGEIPLEVENAVTKAKLMTAIVVR from the coding sequence TTGAAAAATATCCGCCTGCGCTTTTGCGCGGTGCTCGTTTGCCTGTGCGCCCTGCCGTCACTGGCGCAGTCCGATGGTCCGCTACCCATTGTCGCCAACCAGAACCGCACGTCCGCCGGCACAATGGAAGCGGGCATCCTCACCGTTCATCTTCAGATTGTCAGCGGCGCTTGGCACCCCGAAGCTGACGATGGCCCAAAGCTGTACGTGCAGGCTTTCGGCGAGGCGGGCAAGCCGGCGCAGATTCCGGGGCCCCTGCTGCGCGTCGCGCAAGGCACCACGGTCCACGTGATTCTCACCAACAAGCTGAAGGTCGCGGCAGCAGTGCACGGTTTCCATACTCACCCGGGCGACACAAAAGATGTAATCGAGGTTCCCGCCGGCGAAACTCGCGAGCGTACTTTTCCCGCCGGCGTTCCCGGAACGTATTTTTACTGGGCGCGCACCACGGTTCCTGTGGCTTACGGGATACTTCCGCCGCTGCCGCGGCCGATTTTTGAAGACGCCCAACTGAACGGCGCCTTCATCGTGGATCCGCTTGGCGCCGTCGTCTCTGACCGCGTGTTCGTCCTCAACGCAATGTTTGTCAAGCCCGATGTGACGCACGATGATTTCGAAGTCGTCAGCATCAATGGCAAGTCATTTCCCTTTACTGAACCGCTGGATTACACGGTAGGCGACACCATCCGCTGGCGCGTCATCAATCCGGCCTTCGGCGAGCATCCCATGCACCTGCACGGCGCTTTCTACAAGCTGCTAAGCCTGGGAAATGAGGAGTCGGACACGCAGTTCGAGGGCGACGACCGTCAATCCGTGGTTACCCAGGACCTCAAGGGAGGCGGCACAATGATGCTGGAATGGTCGCCTGAGAATGCCGGCCGCTGGCTGTTTCATTGTCACTTCCAATTCCACATGTCGACTGACGAGCGCCTGCCCGTATTCGCGCGCGCCATACCCAGCCAGTACGACCCGCAGCCGCCAGCCCCTGGCGCTCACCCGAACCATGCCGGCGCCATGGAAGGCATGCACGACATGGCTGGACTGGTTCTGGCAATCAACATCAAGTCGCGGCCGGGTGCAACACCGGCGGTCTCGAACCGGCCCGCTCGGAAACTCGACCTTATCGTCGAACCTAACGCTGAGGCCGCAGCCGCCGAAAACAGATTCAGTTGTTCCGTGCGCGAGAAAAACAAGTTGACGGTTTCCGCGGATGGGGCTGTTGGGCCACCGATCGTGGTCACGCGTGGCGAATTGACCGAGATTACCGTTCTCAACCGTCTCAAGTCAGCCACCGCTATTCATTGGCACGGGCTCGAACTGGAGAGCTATTACGACGGCGTGATAGGCGGCGGCATCGGCGACCAGGTTACGCCCGCCATTCCGCCGGGCGGCAGCTTTGTCGCTCGCTTCACTCCCACACGGGCCGGAACCTTCATTTATCACACCCACGCGGCCGACCCGGGCCAGCTTACCGGCGGCATCTATGGAGCGCTTATCGTGCTGGAGCCAGGGCAGACCTTTGATGCCGAGCATGACAAGCTGCTGGTCATCGGTTCGCGCGATCCGTTCTTCGATGCCAAGCGCATTACCATCAACGGCATGGAAAAGCCGCAGCCGCTGGCGCTCACCCGCGGCGTGTCCTACCGGCTGCGCTTGATCAACATGGCGCCGAATCTTCCGGCGAACTTCCGCCTCGGCGCCAAGGACAAGCCCGCGACTTGGACTCCTCTCGCCAAGGACGGCGCCATTGTTCCCGCTCGTTTGGCCAAGAGCGGCGACGCGACACTGCACATTGCCTCGGGCGAGACTTACGATTTCACTTTCCGAAGCGATGCGTCGGGCGAAATCCCACTAGAAGTCGAAAATGCCGTTACCAAGGCGAAGCTGATGACCGCCATCGTTGTGCGGTGA
- a CDS encoding DinB family protein: MNETPQQYTARIVGNVEGKDPLTVQATTPRKLARLIKGISVPRLRKRPAPGKWSVAEIVAHLADAEIVGGFRIRMILGAPGTPIVAFDQDSWVTSGHYDKRNPRQCVEQFRILRETNLALLKTLTPDQWQQYGIHSERGKETVEHIVRMFAGHDLNHLQQIERILANSK, translated from the coding sequence ATGAACGAGACGCCGCAGCAATATACGGCCCGTATTGTCGGCAATGTCGAGGGCAAAGACCCTCTCACCGTGCAGGCAACAACGCCTCGCAAGCTGGCGCGCCTGATCAAGGGAATTTCCGTGCCGCGATTGCGGAAGCGTCCTGCTCCGGGCAAGTGGTCGGTTGCAGAGATCGTCGCCCACTTGGCCGACGCGGAAATCGTCGGCGGGTTTCGCATCCGCATGATCCTGGGCGCCCCGGGCACCCCGATCGTCGCGTTCGACCAGGACTCCTGGGTCACCAGCGGCCACTATGACAAGCGCAATCCGCGCCAGTGCGTGGAGCAGTTCCGCATTCTCCGTGAAACCAACCTTGCGCTGCTGAAGACGCTCACTCCCGACCAGTGGCAACAGTACGGAATCCACTCGGAGCGCGGCAAAGAGACGGTGGAACACATCGTTCGCATGTTTGCCGGGCACGACCTGAATCACCTGCAACAGATCGAGCGTATCCTGGCTAACTCGAAATAG
- a CDS encoding gas vesicle protein GvpG — translation MLFIDDLLLAPITGFKFILRTVQRIAEEQYTDDAPVKERLLELQVLLDSGEIAEDEYVEREGEILRELRAIENRKRELAGVAPEEGRGPLSGKVAEGSGASVNLTYGQQQK, via the coding sequence ATGCTCTTCATTGACGATCTTCTGCTCGCGCCGATCACCGGGTTCAAGTTCATCCTGCGCACCGTGCAGCGCATTGCCGAGGAGCAATACACCGATGACGCGCCGGTGAAGGAGCGCCTGCTTGAACTCCAGGTGCTGCTCGATTCCGGCGAGATCGCGGAGGATGAATACGTCGAGCGCGAGGGCGAGATCTTGCGCGAGTTGCGGGCCATCGAAAACCGCAAGCGCGAACTCGCGGGCGTTGCTCCGGAAGAGGGGCGCGGTCCGCTGAGCGGCAAGGTCGCCGAAGGCTCGGGGGCCTCGGTCAACCTTACGTATGGCCAGCAGCAGAAATAG
- a CDS encoding GvpL/GvpF family gas vesicle protein, with amino-acid sequence MNRQKTGSVRTAPKPRKAEKVTTEDVHVKISEMPLPRMVERGGPEVAAAAPAPGLGGRYVYGIIEARDAVNFGKMGIGGTGEMVYTIHYNDIAAVVSKTDVYIFDPTRENALAHEHVIETVMKAFTIIPMSFGTVFRTDDDIREVLRSIYVSLKDVLKQMAGKVEFGLKVNWDRDQVIEELKREDEEIHRFNHEITRKHLQSTYLARMQLGRMIDKAMVERSAQYVREIYDTLRSVCVASRDNKPIGDKMIMNAAFLIDREKETDFDEAVNKIARKFGDRLNFKYTGPWPPYNFVNIRLKLERGTGS; translated from the coding sequence ATGAACAGACAGAAGACGGGAAGCGTGCGCACCGCTCCCAAGCCTCGTAAGGCGGAGAAAGTCACGACCGAGGATGTGCACGTCAAGATATCGGAGATGCCTCTGCCTCGCATGGTAGAACGCGGTGGTCCGGAAGTGGCGGCAGCTGCGCCCGCGCCGGGTCTCGGCGGGCGCTACGTTTACGGAATTATCGAAGCGCGCGACGCGGTCAACTTCGGCAAAATGGGCATTGGCGGCACCGGCGAGATGGTGTACACGATCCACTACAACGACATCGCTGCCGTCGTCAGCAAGACCGACGTTTACATTTTCGATCCGACCCGGGAAAACGCTCTCGCCCACGAGCATGTGATCGAGACGGTGATGAAGGCGTTCACCATTATCCCCATGAGTTTCGGCACCGTGTTCCGCACCGACGACGATATTCGCGAGGTCCTGCGCAGCATTTACGTTTCCCTGAAAGATGTGCTCAAGCAGATGGCCGGCAAGGTGGAATTCGGATTGAAGGTCAACTGGGACCGCGACCAGGTGATCGAGGAACTGAAGCGCGAGGACGAGGAAATTCACCGCTTCAATCATGAGATCACGCGCAAACACCTGCAATCCACCTACCTCGCCCGCATGCAACTGGGGCGCATGATTGACAAGGCGATGGTGGAGCGCTCGGCGCAGTACGTCCGCGAGATTTACGACACCCTGCGCAGCGTGTGCGTCGCTTCGCGCGACAACAAGCCGATTGGCGACAAGATGATCATGAACGCCGCCTTCCTGATCGACCGCGAGAAAGAAACCGACTTCGACGAGGCGGTGAACAAAATTGCACGCAAGTTCGGCGACCGTTTGAACTTCAAGTACACTGGCCCTTGGCCGCCGTACAACTTCGTCAACATCCGCTTGAAACTGGAGAGAGGAACGGGATCGTGA
- a CDS encoding response regulator: MKKRKHSVLVVDDEASVLFTYRVLLEQHGYAATAVLSSKEAIAAIEKTAFDLLLCDLSLEEGHTGFEVLEFARQTNPEIPCVLLTGYASSEAAQKAEQLGIDVLYKPIEIQQFLETISTVLKENYEQTEDGKRAHRSQAS, translated from the coding sequence ATGAAGAAGCGGAAACATTCCGTGCTGGTGGTGGACGACGAAGCCTCGGTGCTATTCACCTATCGTGTTTTGCTCGAGCAGCACGGATACGCGGCGACCGCCGTGCTTTCGTCGAAGGAGGCGATTGCCGCGATCGAAAAGACGGCATTCGATCTCCTGCTCTGCGACTTGTCGCTGGAAGAAGGGCATACAGGGTTCGAGGTGCTGGAATTTGCTCGCCAGACCAACCCCGAGATTCCCTGCGTGCTGCTGACCGGCTACGCCAGTTCAGAAGCCGCGCAGAAGGCAGAGCAGCTTGGCATCGATGTTCTGTACAAGCCGATTGAGATTCAGCAGTTCCTGGAAACGATTTCAACGGTCTTGAAGGAGAACTATGAACAGACAGAAGACGGGAAGCGTGCGCACCGCTCCCAAGCCTCGTAA
- a CDS encoding ATP-binding protein, which produces MATPEMRIVTAPAEQEPSTRAPRMVRSRAAQRLLAAERADEIFPVLLEEIVTLGFPRAASLTVDFESGEVRAGAALNCSSAFLQGLETSLWASENPLVSVLHSMKPAVLTNVNGGSALYCHPLIYRNQNLCWEAERERRHDCLAVANFRHPRKLQLQEQVCSACDMRAYAAMVIVGLKSKTPERQLKDAEALIELGNRYLARLFKVEHYYNRMRDMDTTISQMQTVMESMADPVILTDTHHRVVTQNKAAERFFRIPEEVSEGGMRAVELNNMLFSAALSSMAVSGTDTSRDLTLVDVSEGEEVLFEAVCAPTYSREGIRTGMVTVMRDVTDLRRADQEVRANLDKLMQAEEVVRQDRDRLNLVIENVGDPIVVADSAAKIVLYDPLAKELFGVGEAPREPIQFKNYAKLDAYLTRFTFSFDDKGTEPLRLYNPSTKTEVDFEARSGKIYDARGQVSYTVTVLRDFSTWKKLEQLKVERRMLEIEKFAATGRLAGTIAHEINNPMEAIKNSIYLLDGQVKPKAQPIYTVLKSETERVARIVRQMLGLYRNTDQVGTMDVNNVIEDTIALFARQLERSGIRARVDLGKLPPIVGSADQFRQVLSNLVVNAKDSMPKGGHLVIRTRHVSVPDGVHGWVRILVADTGSGISRDLLQTMFEPFVSTKGEKGTGLGLWIVKGIIENHGGKLRVRSREGKGTAFKLELPVVR; this is translated from the coding sequence ATGGCCACGCCGGAAATGCGCATTGTCACCGCGCCCGCGGAGCAGGAGCCGTCGACGCGTGCGCCTCGGATGGTCCGGAGCCGCGCCGCACAGCGGCTGCTCGCCGCGGAACGGGCTGACGAAATCTTTCCCGTCCTCCTGGAAGAAATCGTTACCCTCGGATTTCCGCGTGCGGCCAGCCTGACGGTGGATTTCGAAAGTGGTGAGGTCCGCGCTGGCGCCGCTCTGAACTGCTCTTCCGCTTTTCTCCAAGGGCTGGAGACGTCGCTTTGGGCCAGTGAAAACCCGCTGGTTTCCGTGTTGCACAGCATGAAGCCGGCGGTGCTGACCAACGTCAACGGCGGCTCCGCCCTGTACTGCCATCCGCTGATCTATCGCAACCAGAACCTGTGCTGGGAGGCAGAGCGAGAGCGCCGCCACGATTGCCTGGCGGTGGCAAATTTCCGCCACCCGCGCAAGCTTCAGTTGCAGGAGCAGGTGTGCTCCGCGTGCGACATGCGGGCCTACGCCGCGATGGTGATTGTCGGGCTGAAGTCGAAAACGCCAGAGCGCCAGCTCAAGGACGCCGAGGCGCTGATTGAACTGGGCAACCGCTACCTGGCCCGCCTGTTCAAGGTCGAGCACTACTACAACCGGATGCGCGACATGGATACCACCATCTCGCAGATGCAGACGGTAATGGAGAGCATGGCCGACCCGGTGATCTTGACCGACACGCACCACCGCGTCGTCACGCAGAACAAGGCGGCGGAGCGCTTCTTCCGGATCCCGGAAGAGGTGAGCGAAGGCGGCATGCGGGCCGTGGAATTAAACAACATGCTGTTTTCGGCGGCGCTGTCTTCGATGGCGGTGAGCGGCACCGATACTTCCCGCGACCTGACGCTGGTGGACGTGAGCGAGGGCGAAGAAGTGCTGTTCGAGGCGGTATGCGCGCCAACGTACAGCCGCGAAGGCATTCGCACCGGCATGGTCACGGTGATGCGCGACGTCACGGACTTGCGTCGCGCCGACCAGGAAGTGCGCGCCAATCTCGACAAGCTGATGCAGGCCGAAGAAGTCGTGCGCCAGGACCGCGACCGGCTGAACTTGGTCATCGAAAACGTTGGCGACCCGATCGTCGTGGCCGATAGCGCCGCCAAGATCGTGCTCTACGATCCCCTCGCCAAGGAGCTGTTCGGAGTGGGCGAAGCTCCGCGCGAGCCGATCCAGTTCAAGAATTACGCCAAGCTCGATGCCTATCTCACGCGCTTCACCTTCTCCTTCGACGACAAGGGAACAGAGCCACTGCGTCTCTACAACCCGAGTACGAAGACGGAAGTCGATTTCGAGGCGCGCTCAGGGAAGATCTACGATGCGCGCGGCCAAGTTTCCTACACCGTCACCGTGCTGCGCGACTTCTCCACCTGGAAAAAGCTGGAACAGCTGAAGGTGGAGCGCCGCATGCTCGAAATCGAGAAGTTTGCGGCTACCGGCCGGCTGGCCGGCACCATCGCCCATGAAATCAATAACCCCATGGAAGCGATCAAGAATTCCATTTACCTGCTCGACGGGCAAGTCAAACCCAAGGCGCAGCCGATCTACACCGTGCTGAAGAGCGAAACCGAGCGGGTGGCGCGCATCGTCCGGCAAATGCTCGGCCTGTATCGCAACACCGACCAGGTCGGCACGATGGACGTCAACAACGTGATCGAGGACACCATTGCCTTGTTCGCGCGCCAGTTGGAGCGCAGCGGCATCCGTGCGCGCGTGGATCTGGGCAAGCTGCCGCCGATCGTGGGCTCCGCCGACCAGTTCCGCCAGGTGCTCTCGAACCTGGTGGTCAATGCCAAGGACAGCATGCCGAAGGGCGGCCACCTGGTAATCCGCACCCGTCATGTTTCCGTGCCCGACGGCGTTCACGGCTGGGTGCGCATTCTTGTGGCCGACACCGGTAGCGGCATCTCGCGCGATCTGTTGCAGACCATGTTCGAACCTTTCGTCAGCACCAAGGGCGAAAAGGGCACCGGGCTCGGGTTGTGGATTGTCAAAGGCATCATCGAGAATCATGGCGGCAAACTCCGCGTTCGCAGTCGCGAAGGCAAGGGAACCGCGTTCAAGCTTGAACTGCCGGTCGTACGCTGA
- the gvpA gene encoding gas vesicle structural protein GvpA, whose protein sequence is MAVERVSGGSSLIDVLDRVLDKGIVIDAWVRISLVGIDLITVEARVVVASIDTYLKYADAVGLTGLVSRPQLAEETAPAVVETTRRVSRVPARAGAARR, encoded by the coding sequence ATGGCTGTTGAACGTGTATCGGGTGGGTCGAGCCTAATCGATGTTCTTGATCGCGTATTGGACAAGGGCATTGTCATTGACGCATGGGTGCGCATCTCGCTGGTCGGCATCGACCTGATCACGGTCGAGGCGCGCGTAGTCGTGGCGTCGATCGATACCTATTTAAAGTACGCCGACGCGGTAGGCTTGACCGGCTTGGTTTCGCGTCCGCAACTGGCGGAGGAGACCGCGCCCGCCGTGGTGGAAACTACGCGCCGCGTCAGCCGCGTACCGGCCCGTGCCGGAGCGGCTCGCCGGTAG
- a CDS encoding gas vesicle protein — MERIPTVSGTTNLIDILDRVLDKGLVIAGDVRVSLANVELLTIRIRLLVCSVDKAEQIGLNWWKYDPNLTQQAVPAPRTRRPLPPQAEILAPPAPAKRARSGRRKK; from the coding sequence ATGGAACGAATACCGACTGTTTCAGGCACCACCAATCTGATCGACATCCTGGACCGCGTGCTCGATAAAGGGCTCGTGATCGCCGGCGATGTCCGGGTTTCCCTTGCCAACGTGGAATTGCTCACCATCCGCATTCGCCTGCTGGTATGTTCGGTGGACAAGGCGGAGCAGATCGGCTTGAACTGGTGGAAGTACGATCCCAACCTGACGCAGCAGGCAGTACCGGCGCCGCGGACGCGCCGGCCCTTGCCGCCGCAAGCAGAAATTCTGGCGCCCCCGGCCCCGGCCAAGCGGGCGCGCAGCGGTCGACGCAAGAAGTAG
- a CDS encoding gas vesicle protein K yields MSETLQVSPEQIAAAVDGVRRQLDSHAADAAQRIDCSAESIEQGLAKLVLSLIELLRRLLERQAIRRMEGGSLSDQQVEEMGQALMKLEEKVHEMAGQFGLKPEDLNLALGPLGNLLE; encoded by the coding sequence ATGAGCGAGACGTTACAGGTTTCTCCGGAGCAAATTGCGGCGGCCGTGGACGGGGTCCGCCGACAACTGGATTCCCATGCCGCCGATGCCGCCCAGCGCATCGACTGTTCTGCCGAGAGCATCGAGCAGGGCCTTGCCAAGCTGGTTCTGAGCTTGATCGAGTTGCTCCGGCGGTTACTGGAACGACAGGCCATCCGGCGGATGGAAGGCGGGTCGCTTAGCGATCAGCAAGTGGAAGAGATGGGACAGGCGCTGATGAAGCTGGAAGAGAAAGTGCACGAAATGGCCGGGCAGTTCGGCCTGAAACCAGAGGACTTGAACCTGGCGTTGGGCCCTCTGGGCAACTTGTTGGAATAG
- a CDS encoding GvpL/GvpF family gas vesicle protein → MPYLLYCVTDDTAELDPAVRGVQGEAVESMVHAKLRCFYSALDAVGAGLETQKREALEFHQVTRSLLAQGTIIPFRFPTVLPGLTEIGAHLEARGQAYNAALHQLRNMVQMEIRIELVDRETPVASSGTQYLKNLAHNSRCMENAVATCRATINELVIDFQQREFSYGVRCFVLIKREAVQQFRDQIKQIRLERSTKAAVSGPWPPTEFFPDFA, encoded by the coding sequence CTGCCGTATCTGCTCTACTGCGTCACCGATGACACCGCGGAACTCGACCCGGCGGTCAGGGGTGTGCAGGGTGAGGCGGTGGAAAGCATGGTTCACGCCAAGCTGCGCTGCTTCTACTCCGCCCTGGACGCTGTCGGCGCGGGCCTGGAGACCCAGAAGCGCGAAGCCCTGGAATTTCACCAGGTAACGCGCTCGTTACTCGCCCAAGGCACGATCATTCCTTTCCGTTTTCCCACAGTGCTGCCCGGATTGACGGAGATTGGGGCACACCTGGAGGCACGCGGGCAGGCTTACAATGCCGCGCTGCATCAATTGCGGAACATGGTCCAGATGGAAATCCGGATCGAATTGGTGGATCGAGAAACGCCAGTCGCAAGCAGCGGTACCCAGTATCTGAAAAATCTTGCGCACAATTCCCGCTGTATGGAAAATGCGGTCGCTACTTGCCGCGCCACGATTAACGAACTAGTGATAGACTTCCAACAACGGGAATTTTCGTACGGGGTACGCTGCTTCGTTCTTATCAAACGGGAAGCAGTGCAGCAGTTCCGAGATCAGATCAAGCAAATACGACTGGAGCGGTCGACAAAGGCCGCGGTAAGCGGGCCTTGGCCGCCCACCGAGTTTTTTCCGGATTTTGCATGA
- a CDS encoding gas vesicle protein, with protein sequence MASPGEVVMIGSDAQDDVSLLDVLDHVLNAGVVIHGTVVISLAGVDLIYVGVNVVLTSVETALRQLKKNG encoded by the coding sequence ATGGCCAGCCCCGGCGAAGTCGTCATGATCGGCAGCGATGCGCAGGATGATGTCTCGCTGCTGGATGTCCTGGACCACGTGCTCAACGCCGGTGTCGTCATCCACGGCACCGTCGTCATTTCGTTGGCCGGCGTGGATCTGATTTACGTGGGCGTGAATGTCGTGCTGACCTCGGTCGAAACCGCATTGCGACAGTTGAAGAAGAACGGCTAG